A single Candidatus Thermoplasmatota archaeon DNA region contains:
- a CDS encoding YhbY family RNA-binding protein, translated as MPETPAPLSSRDRAALKARAQALEPALQVGKAGVTDALVAEIEARLDREDLVKIRLLKSATEEADRHAVAEDLAARAGAQLVEVRGNTVVLYRR; from the coding sequence GTGCCCGAGACCCCCGCCCCCCTGTCGAGCCGCGACCGCGCCGCCCTCAAGGCCCGCGCGCAGGCCCTCGAGCCCGCCCTCCAGGTGGGGAAGGCGGGCGTGACGGACGCCCTCGTCGCGGAGATCGAGGCGCGTCTCGACCGCGAGGACCTCGTCAAGATCCGGCTCCTGAAGTCGGCGACCGAGGAGGCCGACCGCCACGCAGTCGCCGAGGACCTCGCGGCGCGCGCCGGGGCCCAGCTCGTCGAGGTGCGGGGCAATACAGTGGTCCTCTACCGCCGTTGA
- a CDS encoding 30S ribosomal protein S19e — MTTVQDVPAEPLIRNAAGKLKAIPSVKAPEWSAFVTTGIHREKPPVDKEWWHTRVAAVLRKVYLEGPIGTERLRAHFGGARDRGAKPNRAKAGSGSIAREALQQLEAAGLVENVKGEGRRVTAKGRSFMDNAAYEAKKELVATIPGLEKY; from the coding sequence ATGACGACCGTCCAGGACGTTCCTGCCGAGCCGCTCATCCGAAACGCGGCCGGCAAGCTCAAGGCGATCCCCTCGGTGAAGGCCCCCGAGTGGTCCGCCTTCGTGACCACGGGCATCCACCGGGAGAAACCTCCCGTGGACAAGGAATGGTGGCACACCCGCGTGGCCGCCGTGCTGCGCAAGGTGTACCTCGAAGGCCCCATCGGGACGGAGCGCCTGCGCGCCCACTTCGGCGGCGCCCGCGACCGCGGCGCGAAGCCCAACCGCGCGAAGGCCGGCTCCGGGTCCATCGCCCGCGAGGCGCTCCAGCAGCTCGAGGCTGCGGGCCTCGTGGAGAACGTCAAGGGCGAGGGTCGCCGCGTGACCGCCAAGGGCCGGTCCTTCATGGACAACGCCGCGTACGAAGCCAAGAAGGAGCTCGTCGCGACGATCCCCGGCCTGGAGAAGTACTGA
- a CDS encoding DNA-binding protein translates to MGDDELAELRRRKMAELQDQARREEHHAAQRAEIDAQKAAVLRAILEPEARERLARVRMTRPDVAESLENQIIILAQQGRIRGKIDDATLRDFLARVSPKSKDIKIERR, encoded by the coding sequence ATGGGCGACGACGAGCTTGCGGAACTCCGCCGCCGGAAGATGGCGGAGCTGCAGGACCAGGCGCGCCGGGAGGAGCACCATGCGGCTCAGCGCGCGGAGATCGACGCCCAGAAGGCGGCGGTCCTCCGCGCGATCCTCGAGCCCGAGGCGCGCGAGCGGCTCGCGCGGGTGCGCATGACGCGCCCCGACGTGGCCGAGAGCCTCGAAAACCAGATCATCATCCTCGCGCAGCAGGGCCGCATCCGCGGCAAGATCGACGACGCGACGCTGCGCGACTTCCTTGCCCGGGTCTCCCCGAAAAGCAAGGACATCAAGATCGAACGACGGTGA
- a CDS encoding 50S ribosomal protein L39e gives MMSTKSLGKKTRLAKAGKSNRRVPAWIMQRTARRFTNHPKRHHWRRSHLRRG, from the coding sequence ATCATGTCGACCAAGTCCCTGGGCAAGAAGACCCGCCTCGCGAAGGCGGGCAAGAGCAACCGCCGCGTGCCGGCCTGGATCATGCAGCGCACGGCCCGCCGGTTCACGAACCACCCGAAGCGCCACCACTGGCGCCGCAGCCACCTCCGGAGGGGTTGA
- a CDS encoding 50S ribosomal protein L31e: MAESNQELERIYNIPLRRAKLAPRTMRAKRAVTEVKNFLAQHMKTDEEKVWIDNPVNEAIWARGIQKPPTMIRVKAIRFEDGVVEVSLPEA; encoded by the coding sequence ATGGCCGAATCGAACCAGGAGCTCGAGCGCATCTACAACATCCCGCTCCGCCGCGCCAAGCTCGCGCCGCGCACGATGCGCGCCAAGCGGGCCGTGACGGAGGTCAAGAACTTCCTCGCCCAGCACATGAAGACGGACGAGGAGAAGGTCTGGATCGACAACCCCGTCAACGAGGCCATCTGGGCGCGCGGCATCCAGAAGCCGCCCACGATGATCCGGGTCAAGGCGATCCGCTTCGAGGACGGCGTCGTCGAAGTCTCGCTCCCCGAAGCGTAG
- a CDS encoding translation initiation factor IF-6 → MPIVQLEFNGSPYLGVFARASENLAVVPSALDEAVRLELGRALGVDAIPLTIGGSTIVGSVLALNARGAVVADFASDDEIQPLLDRGLTVARLPGKFNAAGNNILANDRGAIVNPDLGARAVELVAKTLGVEAVAGTLAGLKTVGSAAVATSKGALCHPKTTEPEIELLERVLGVEADIGTVNHGAPYIGAGIVATSKGAAIGRATTGPEMNRIEDALRLY, encoded by the coding sequence ATGCCGATCGTCCAGCTCGAGTTCAACGGCAGCCCCTACCTCGGGGTCTTCGCCCGGGCATCCGAGAATCTTGCCGTCGTTCCCTCGGCCCTCGACGAAGCCGTCCGCCTCGAGCTCGGACGCGCCCTCGGCGTGGACGCGATTCCGCTCACGATCGGCGGATCCACCATCGTCGGTTCCGTTCTCGCGCTGAACGCCCGGGGGGCCGTCGTCGCGGATTTCGCAAGCGACGACGAGATCCAGCCGCTCCTCGACCGCGGGCTCACCGTCGCCCGCCTCCCGGGGAAGTTCAACGCGGCCGGCAACAACATCCTCGCGAACGACCGCGGCGCGATCGTGAATCCCGACCTCGGCGCGAGGGCCGTCGAGCTCGTCGCGAAGACGCTCGGCGTCGAAGCCGTGGCCGGGACGCTTGCGGGCCTGAAGACCGTCGGGAGCGCCGCCGTCGCGACGTCGAAGGGCGCGCTCTGCCACCCGAAGACGACCGAGCCCGAGATCGAGCTTCTCGAACGCGTCCTCGGCGTCGAGGCCGACATCGGCACCGTGAACCACGGCGCGCCCTACATCGGCGCGGGCATCGTGGCGACGTCGAAGGGCGCGGCCATCGGACGCGCCACGACGGGTCCCGAGATGAACCGCATCGAGGATGCGCTCAGGCTCTACTGA
- a CDS encoding helix-hairpin-helix domain-containing protein translates to MAALTAPHAFYRAGSFEIPGEASVDLSDIEGIGPAYEKRLKEAGVATAEDLAGADPASLSKKTGIALSRLETFIARAGERLAGAPREESASSAGSDAAEAAAMAAPSPGDATYVPVRVVLHDRATSARVIQGERVHENLPIVTARANEDEEEIMDALSQDAVLLKERATTAFVRLSDGWHVDVPIYKEKVVELESGGTSMEEVRVKVQEIREKKEPKKGLFAKIFGR, encoded by the coding sequence TTGGCGGCGCTGACGGCGCCGCATGCTTTTTATCGCGCAGGCTCCTTCGAGATTCCAGGTGAAGCGAGCGTGGACCTGAGCGACATCGAGGGCATCGGACCGGCGTACGAGAAGCGCCTCAAGGAGGCGGGCGTGGCCACGGCCGAGGACCTCGCGGGCGCCGACCCCGCGTCGCTTTCGAAGAAGACCGGGATCGCGCTTTCCCGCCTCGAGACCTTCATCGCCCGCGCGGGCGAGCGCCTCGCGGGCGCGCCGCGCGAGGAGAGTGCGTCGTCGGCCGGCTCCGACGCGGCGGAGGCCGCGGCGATGGCCGCCCCGTCCCCGGGCGACGCAACCTACGTTCCCGTGCGCGTCGTGCTGCACGACCGCGCGACGAGCGCGCGCGTCATCCAGGGCGAGCGCGTGCACGAGAACCTCCCGATCGTCACCGCGCGCGCGAATGAGGACGAGGAGGAGATCATGGACGCGCTCTCGCAGGACGCGGTCCTCCTCAAGGAGCGCGCGACGACCGCGTTCGTGCGGCTCTCGGACGGCTGGCACGTCGACGTCCCGATCTACAAGGAGAAGGTCGTGGAGCTCGAGAGCGGCGGGACCTCGATGGAGGAGGTCCGCGTGAAGGTCCAGGAGATCCGCGAGAAGAAGGAGCCGAAGAAGGGCCTCTTTGCGAAGATCTTCGGCCGGTGA
- a CDS encoding alcohol dehydrogenase catalytic domain-containing protein, giving the protein MARGAGRLERGTTRDRVNAPRALALDLATRRLSLSTGATPRPAPSEALLATLLTGIDGTDEEVLAGEAGEPPRDAARWVLGHECLAEVVQAPEGSGLAQGDRVVPVVRHGCGGCEACSLGTPDYCPTDDYTEHGIKGLDGFMRDAFADDAASLVSAPASLGDLAVLAEPMSVAIKALDTARHIARRVPWFEREGGFAGRRALVAGTGSLGSLAALLLRDEGMEVWGLDRSGDETAAARLLADVGAEHVNARERSIRDVAEEVDGFDLVIEATGAPRVVFDALHTLAGNGVMVMLGVPSDRPPLDVDGDAIMRRMVLRNQVLVGSVNSHRGQYEEALARLEDIRPRWNGALERVVTHTFAPEDFEAAFADAGPDAIKKVIDWRR; this is encoded by the coding sequence ATGGCGCGCGGCGCGGGACGCCTCGAACGCGGGACGACACGCGACCGGGTGAACGCGCCGCGCGCGCTCGCGCTCGACCTTGCGACGCGGCGGCTCTCGCTATCGACGGGGGCAACGCCGCGGCCCGCGCCTAGCGAGGCGCTCCTGGCGACGCTCCTCACAGGCATCGACGGCACGGACGAGGAAGTGCTCGCGGGCGAGGCGGGCGAGCCGCCGCGCGACGCTGCGCGGTGGGTGCTCGGGCACGAGTGCCTCGCGGAGGTCGTCCAAGCGCCCGAGGGTTCGGGCCTCGCGCAGGGCGACCGCGTCGTGCCGGTCGTGAGGCACGGGTGCGGCGGGTGCGAGGCGTGCAGCCTCGGGACGCCGGACTACTGCCCCACGGACGATTACACGGAGCACGGCATCAAGGGCCTCGACGGCTTCATGCGCGACGCCTTCGCGGACGACGCCGCGTCGCTCGTTTCCGCGCCCGCCTCCCTCGGCGACCTTGCCGTCCTCGCGGAGCCGATGAGCGTCGCGATCAAGGCGCTCGACACGGCGCGCCACATCGCCCGGCGCGTGCCGTGGTTCGAGCGCGAGGGCGGCTTCGCGGGACGTCGGGCGCTCGTCGCGGGAACGGGGAGCCTCGGGTCGCTTGCGGCGCTCCTCCTGCGCGACGAGGGAATGGAGGTGTGGGGCCTCGACCGGTCGGGCGACGAGACGGCCGCGGCGCGCCTCCTCGCGGACGTCGGCGCGGAGCACGTCAACGCGCGCGAGCGGTCCATCCGCGACGTCGCCGAGGAGGTGGACGGTTTCGATCTCGTCATCGAGGCGACGGGCGCGCCGCGCGTCGTGTTCGACGCCCTCCACACGCTCGCGGGCAACGGCGTGATGGTCATGCTCGGCGTGCCGTCCGACCGGCCGCCCCTCGACGTCGACGGGGACGCCATCATGCGCCGCATGGTGCTCCGCAACCAGGTCCTGGTCGGGAGCGTGAACAGCCACCGCGGGCAATACGAGGAGGCGTTGGCGCGGCTCGAAGACATCCGGCCTCGCTGGAACGGCGCGCTCGAGCGCGTCGTGACGCACACGTTCGCGCCCGAGGACTTCGAGGCGGCCTTCGCGGATGCCGGCCCGGACGCGATCAAGAAGGTCATCGATTGGCGGCGCTGA